ACAGGGCACAAAGACTGTCAGAAGCTGGCCAAAGCCTCGGTCGAGGTAGAAGCGCACGGTAGAGTTGCCGAAGTCAACGAGGCGCGAACAACAGGCTAATAGACGATGCACTTTCGACAATTGGACTCTACGCTTCAATTCAATCGCGTTAACACCTGCCCGCCGGGCCACGGACCGTGAAAACTGGAAAGGGCTCCCGAGTTAGGCGACCAGGATCCATCAAGATCCTTTAGAAAGCCCTAGGGTCTATAAAATGTTGATAAAAGACCATAGACAAATTTTACAGCCTGTGTAAATGTCGTGGGGCTTGTAGATAAATCGTAGAACTAGTAGAAATATTGTACAGCCTGTAGAAAGGACTTGCGCTACACGAAAGTATCGCTTTCTTCCCGAACAAGCGACTTTGTTGCTTGCGCAACGTTGGATCACGTGCGTGGTCGCTCGAAAGTTGTAGAACGGACCATGTGCGGTAACGAAGAGCCGCCATTAGGATTTTACATAAGTACTCCTGCAACCGCGCATCCACTATTGCGCTATCACGGATGCGTCGATGCAGTCGTAATAACCGCCGGAATCCTCGAAATTAATAACCATTTAATAAGTCACGCGAAATTGATGGCTCCCACGGAATGACTTGTCGATAcgaaaatatgtaatttcagggaACCAACTGGGCTCCGATGCGAGGACAATTGAAATGGAAACACGATTTCCCAAAGAATCTGCGAACTCTTCCCAGCGCTTGCAGCAAACAACGTTGGCCAGTGGTACGGGTGGGCGAGTACCAAAAATTTTCGGGTCCCGATCCGAGCTCGGGGAAAATACCCGACCCGAATCCAAATTCCCAGGTACCCGCCCACCCCTAGCTCCTAGAACTCCATAAAATCCTGAAGTTTCGTGTATCTTTAATTTCTCAGTAGCCAAGTCGTAATATATAACAACTGTGTTCACCCTACAGTTATTATAAAAAACAATCCATCCAGAAAAAAGTAtccattttttatttgatcGATAACAACAAAATCTACAGTGCGAATGTACTGTCGGTACAGTTACCTTGCCAGAAATCCACTATACCATCGAAGACACAGTGGATATTCCCTTCCTTACTGACGCACGGTAAACGTTCGCGAGAAATGATGTAATTTGTAGTTCGAAAGGGCCGCCGTGTTTTCTATGCCACGCGACGTTACCGACAGAACCAATTCTAACCAATTTTCCATCCACGTAGACATTTCCGAATTTTCTGATAAAGGTGTGTTGGAAATTACGATCGCGCTAGACCGCGGTCTAGAATACTATCAACGGTGAAACCGTAGGGAAGGTATTTCGTCGCAGTGAATGAAATACTCGTGGCGACGGGAATTCGTCGTGCAAACGGACGCCATTTTCGCTGCGAGCATCGGCCACGTCCTAACTTGATGGCAGGAGATTCGGATTCGTGTTTCCATCGTCGAGGACCGTGTTGTTGAATCTTCTGCGCATAAAAAGCGAGTTTCGTATATTTAAACATGGTACGTAGTCGAGAAATTCATCGAACACGCCCGTAAAATCTGTATTCGCGCCGGTAAACACCTGTGGACAGTCTTGTATAGTGACACCCGCAGCTCAGCCTGCCTCGTTTGACACGTCAAAATATCCACTCCGATTCATGAAGGAAAAACAATGTTCCCGCAACGTGACAACCTTTCCCCGCGATCGGCACACGCGACTCCGCTTTCGCCTCCTTCGAAATCCCACTCCAATATTCAGCCCCGAAGAATCTATTCAATTTTTTCGTCATGCCACCCTCGTCGAGCCAGACAGCGATACAGTTTCACACGTTTGTCCAGACGACCCTATAGACACGCGTTCCTCGCGTCAAAATGATCGTGCAACGATACTTGTTCCATCCTGACTGTGAACTCTTCTTTCGTTCCTCAGCCGCTCAGGTTAGATATCAAGAGGAAGCTCACTGCCCGCTCGGACAGAGTGAAGAGCTTAGATCTTCACCCGACAGAGCCGTGGATGCTCTGTTCCTTGTACCAAGGGAACGTCAATATCTGGAACCATGAGACCCAGACGCTGGTTAAAACTTTTGAAGTTTGCGAGGTCCCGGTACGGACAGCCAAATTCGTACCCAGGAAGAACTGGGTTGTTACGGGAGCAGATGACATGTTGATCAAAGTCTTCAATTACAACACATTGGAGAGGGTACACTCCTTCGAAGCGCACAGCGACTACATTAGGTGCATAGCGGTGCATCCGACACAACCATTTATATTAACCAGTAGTGGTATGTATTGCGTAGGTGTATTATCGATTCTTGTTTAAGCAAAAACTACAGCTATCTTGTATTTACTTTTTAGATGACATGTTGATCAAATTATGGAACTGGGAGAAGGCCTGGATAGGGCAACAAGTTTTCGAGGGGCACACCCACTACGTAATGCAAATAGTGTTCAACCCGAAAGACAACAATACGTTTGCCAGCGCATCTTTGGACAGGACGGTGAAAGTATGGCAACTAGGTTCCTCCACGGCGAATTTTACATTAGAGGGTCACGACAAGGGTATTAACTGCGTGGATTATTACCACGGCGGAGACAAACCGTACTTAATATCGGGTGCCGACGACAAACTCGTTAAGATTTGGGATTATCAGAACAAGACCTGCGTACAGACGCTGGAAGGACACACGCAGAACATTTCGGCCGTCTGTTTCCATCCAGAGTTGCCGATCATTCTCACCGGTTCGGAGGATGGAACGGTGAGGATATGGCACGCAGGAACCTACAGATTAGAATCCTCCCTGAACTACGGATTCGAGCGAGTGTGGACGATAGCTTGCATGAAAAGCTCCAACAATGTAGCGATCGGTTACGACGAGGGTAGCGTTATGGTAAAAGTTGGCAGGGAGGAGCCAGCGGTGTCTATGGACTCGTTGGGTGGTAAAATCGTGTGGGCGAAGCACAGCGAGATCCAACAAGTGAATTTGAAGGCCTTAGGGGAGGAAGCGCAAGACGGAGAGCGACTGCCGTTGGCGGTGAAGGACATGGGTGCTTGCGAAATCTATCCGCAGACCATCCAACATAATCCCAACGGGAGATTCCTGGTGGTGTGCGGAGATGGGGAATACATTATTTACACGTCCATGGCACTAAGAAACAAAGCGTTCGGTCAGGCATCGGAGTTCGTATGGGCTGCCGATTCGAGTCAGTACGCTGTCAGAGAGAGCAACACCACCGTGAAAGTCTTCAAGACTTTCAAAGAGAAGAAAAGCTTCAAGCCCGACTTCGGGGCTGATGGTTCGCGCATAATAATTGCTAATTATTCGAATGGTTTCTCTTCTGATCGATTTTACATCGAATTTCTCTCGCAGGCATCTTCGGTGGCTTTCTGTTGGGAGTATCTTCGGGATCGGGCCTATCCTTCTTCGACTGGGACACGCTGAAGCTGATTCGTCGTATAGACATTCAGCCGACGCACGTATACTGGGCAGAGAACGCTTCGCTCGTAGCACTGGCGACGTCCGATCAATATTTTATCCTGAAATATCACGCCGATGCCGTTTCAAACGCACCAGAAAATTCGGAGGACATCGAGGACGCGTTCGAGGTCAGACACAGTTGTACCTTCCTGCGTGCGACTATTATTGGTGTGCATTGTAGCACGCGTATCAATCGTTACGTTGTCTTTCAGATGGTCGCCGAGATGAGCGAGGTGGTGAAGACGGGTCTCTGGGTCGGCGACTGCTTCATCTACACGAACAGCGTGAACCGTGTGAACTACTTCGTTGGCGGAGAAGTAGTGACCGTCTCGCATTTAGACCGGCCGATGTATCTGCTCGGTTACGTGCCCAGGGACAACAGGTTGTACTTGTGCGACAAAGAGCTCTCCGTGGTCTCCTATTCTCTGCTGCTGTCGGTGCTCGAGTATCAAACGGCGGTGATGCGAAAAGACTTCGAGACCGCGGACAGAGTGTTACCGACGGTTCCCAGAGAGCACCGGACCAGGGTGGCGCACTTCCTGGAGAAGCAGGGATTCAAGGAGCAAGCGTTGGCAGTATCGACAGATCCGGAACACAGGTTCGAGCTGGCTTTGGCGTTAGGGGACCTCACGACAGCTCACACGCTCGCCAAAGAAGCGAACAGCCAGCAAAAGTGGCGACAACTCGCGTCCCTGGCGACCCAGAAAGGCAAACTGTGCTTAGCGCAGGAGTGTCTGCATCAGGCTCAAGACTTCGGCGGGCTTCTGTTGCTGGCGACCAGCACCGGGAACGCGGATATGATACAAAAGCTCGGCAACGACGCGGACGACACAGGGAAGAACAACATCTCGTTCCTGTCGTACTTTATTTTAGGTGATCTGGACAAATGTTTGGACATTCTCATCAAGACGGACAGAATACCGGAGGCCGCGTTTTTCGCGAGGACGTACGTGCCCAGCAAGATCTCGTCCATCGTGAAACTGTGGAAGGAGAAGTTGTCGGCGGTCAGCGAGAAGGCTGGACAGAGTCTGGCTGATCCGGAACAGTACGAGAACCTGTTCCCCGGGTACAGCGAAGCGCTCAAGGTAGAACAATTTTTGAGGGACGAGAGTCGGCAGAAAATCCCAGCGTCCGCGTTCCCCATGATGAAAGTAAGCAAGCGATTCTCACTCGAGGTGATCAACCGGATGCGACACCTGATTCATCCTGTTTACTTGTTCGTTATTGTAGTCGAACGTGGAGCGGAAACCGTTGGATGAGATGTTAGCGGCGGAGCAAACGAATCGATTCGCCTTCAAGTCCGGCAACAACGGCCTCAGCGAATCGGAAGTGCCATCGCCAGAAGCTTTGACCGACAGGTTACAGGATCTGGATATCGGTAAGGTAGCGACTCCGTCCACCGAGATACCAGCCGTTCCCGAGAAGACGAGAACTACCAGCAGCTCGAGGCCGCTCACAGTCGACGAAGATGATCTGGACCTTGATCTCGAGATCGATGATACCATCGACACGACTGTAAGCCTGTTACACCAGCATACATACTTGTTAATTGCGGTCCTCGTCTCTATGTTCATCGAGCTTTACACGCGTAACTGTCTGGCCCGTTTTCTCCGACTGTTTCCCGGTTTTAACGCAACCATTTTTACTGTGCATGCTGACACCTAAGTGCTTCTGAAAGACAAAGTAAGTGTAACGGCACGGCCACTCAACCACAGTGGTGTTTCATTCTTCCAGGGTTTCGTGAGTCGAGGAATCGCCGACCGATATAATCGACTGTGTTTAGTTATGCGCTaggcttcctttttttttttggtacaCGACCGGATGTAGCCGGAGGAAGATGAAGAGTATGTTCCAAGGTCCGAGGTCGGCACGGTTAGGGTAGCATCGACGTCGCGAGATAGGTGAATCGGGGTCAAATATGGGTGGGCAGGAGCAGAGAGTCGCAATTACAACGCGTAGCTGAAGGGCTCTTCGAATACGAACGGGTAACTCTAGAAGGGTATTACATTACCGAAACGGTTTGAGGCGGACTGTATCAGGCACACGCGACTATCGATCCTGGTTAAACCTTCAGGGACGTAACTAGTGTAGCATAGTAACTCTGATGTGTATTTAAAAGTATAGAAAGAAACTAATAATCGCTcgtcgttctcgaagggttaatGTTTGTGTTTAATGAGAATGTTAGGTGGTGgaagaatttcagaattttgttCTCGGACTTCGCTTTGTCGTGTTTCGAAAGCCATTCGGGCCTCGAGGAGAAACAATCCGTTGCCATAAATGCAGCTGGAACGGGAGACAGAGGACCATTAAGGCTTGTTGACTTCTCGCCCTGGTCACGGTTCATTTTCTTTACGGCCTTATTGCCATAACACTCCCGACACAGAGAGACCCACCACTGCACTTCGCCTCTTGCTTTCTCTCCTCAGACCACGAACACTCTCTCTTCATGGTAGCGCAACGATCACCGTAGCGTAGTCAAACTGTGTGCGCAACGGCATGGCTTGGAAAGCGGTAATTTGTTAATAATCATGGCAAGCGAGTCGCTGTGCTCGTCATTAAGACGATGTCGCTTTCCAGACCACTGTAGAGACGCGATTCTAGCTAACCAGGGAACATAGTCAAGTTACAAATGTAGTATTAGTTACGTTAAAAATCTGTGTCGAATATTTTTCTGAGAACTACTCGTGTAACTTGAACACGTTCCCACGTAAGAAGCTCGATATCTTACCGATTTGTTGTTAATTGTGGAAATGTTTGTTGTTCCAGGGTGTGACTCTCGACGACGACCTCCTCAACGAAGATTAGCCGTTCGGTTGGAAGGCGAGCAGCGCGGTTGTCGCGCGATTTCCATTCTCCTTCCGTCAGTCATTCCCCGCGTCGTCGCCGACCAGAGTCGTTTAGAAAATCAAGTATTACTGTTGGAGGACATTTGTTGTGCGCGAGTGTTTTTATCAACGCATCATCCGATTCAGAATATATAACGCAGTCTGCACACGCGGAGTTTGTCCCCGTGTGCCGgagattaaatatattattaatataacacagaaaaaaaagaacaaaaaaaaaccgCCTGCGGCACGTTTTTAATCTCTTTCTCTTGTCACTTTCCTTTTCGCAGCCTTCCGATATCCCTCGGAGAACACGACGTCTCAGAAAATAATCCTcccgacacacacacacaaacacaccGACACCACCCCCAGAGGAAGGTAAATGGAGAACCGTGTGCACGAACGACAAATGTACTAGCCGGAAGTCATCCGATAGATTTTTtaggataagagaaaaaaaaaacgatgcgttcgaaactttaacCACTATCTACTTTCTCCGTTGTCTGTCGCATCCTTCGCCGGAGGACCTCCGAACGCGTGCACGATAGAGCCCAGCGTCACCTAGGAATGTAACAGGATCGGACATCGCCACTTGTCCGATCCCTATCGAATGTTAAACATAGTTGTAGGTATGCCGTCTCCTGCGTGGAGACTCTCTACGTTAAACAACATTGTACAGtccgtattaaatatactatttgTATAACAGAACCCGCCCACGCATGTTCTCaatctgtggaattttatttttcagcTAACACGTTCGTCTATCTTTCTCTTTACACTGTTCCATGCTATCCTATCCTTCTTCACGCGGACAGGTATGATCATTATTCTGCTCTATAACTAAATCTTCTGTGCAAGTATTTAATGCAAGCTGAACTTTTCCGGACTATAGCCACATCTGATCTCTATCGTCTCCACGTCATCTTCATCGGTCGCAGAAAATCATCCACGAAAACGCAGCGAGCTTTCCTCGGAGTGGTCCAAAAATAATCCAAACGTATAATCAGCTGCGAACACGTTTTCCTCTTCTGTCTCGCTGAAATAGTCCTCGATTTTCCTGCACACGTACGTGACCTTACACGAGAAAGGGAGACGCGCAGAATGCACACGTGGGGTACGTGATCGGTACGAACTATCGAATTCCATCTC
This window of the Lasioglossum baleicum chromosome 20, iyLasBale1, whole genome shotgun sequence genome carries:
- the Beta'cop gene encoding coatomer subunit beta' isoform X2; translated protein: MPLRLDIKRKLTARSDRVKSLDLHPTEPWMLCSLYQGNVNIWNHETQTLVKTFEVCEVPVRTAKFVPRKNWVVTGADDMLIKVFNYNTLERVHSFEAHSDYIRCIAVHPTQPFILTSSDDMLIKLWNWEKAWIGQQVFEGHTHYVMQIVFNPKDNNTFASASLDRTVKVWQLGSSTANFTLEGHDKGINCVDYYHGGDKPYLISGADDKLVKIWDYQNKTCVQTLEGHTQNISAVCFHPELPIILTGSEDGTVRIWHAGTYRLESSLNYGFERVWTIACMKSSNNVAIGYDEGSVMVKVGREEPAVSMDSLGGKIVWAKHSEIQQVNLKALGEEAQDGERLPLAVKDMGACEIYPQTIQHNPNGRFLVVCGDGEYIIYTSMALRNKAFGQASEFVWAADSSQYAVRESNTTVKVFKTFKEKKSFKPDFGADGIFGGFLLGVSSGSGLSFFDWDTLKLIRRIDIQPTHVYWAENASLVALATSDQYFILKYHADAVSNAPENSEDIEDAFEMVAEMSEVVKTGLWVGDCFIYTNSVNRVNYFVGGEVVTVSHLDRPMYLLGYVPRDNRLYLCDKELSVVSYSLLLSVLEYQTAVMRKDFETADRVLPTVPREHRTRVAHFLEKQGFKEQALAVSTDPEHRFELALALGDLTTAHTLAKEANSQQKWRQLASLATQKGKLCLAQECLHQAQDFGGLLLLATSTGNADMIQKLGNDADDTGKNNISFLSYFILGDLDKCLDILIKTDRIPEAAFFARTYVPSKISSIVKLWKEKLSAVSEKAGQSLADPEQYENLFPGYSEALKVEQFLRDESRQKIPASAFPMMKSNVERKPLDEMLAAEQTNRFAFKSGNNGLSESEVPSPEALTDRLQDLDIGKVATPSTEIPAVPEKTRTTSSSRPLTVDEDDLDLDLEIDDTIDTTCF
- the Beta'cop gene encoding coatomer subunit beta' isoform X1, which codes for MPLRLDIKRKLTARSDRVKSLDLHPTEPWMLCSLYQGNVNIWNHETQTLVKTFEVCEVPVRTAKFVPRKNWVVTGADDMLIKVFNYNTLERVHSFEAHSDYIRCIAVHPTQPFILTSSDDMLIKLWNWEKAWIGQQVFEGHTHYVMQIVFNPKDNNTFASASLDRTVKVWQLGSSTANFTLEGHDKGINCVDYYHGGDKPYLISGADDKLVKIWDYQNKTCVQTLEGHTQNISAVCFHPELPIILTGSEDGTVRIWHAGTYRLESSLNYGFERVWTIACMKSSNNVAIGYDEGSVMVKVGREEPAVSMDSLGGKIVWAKHSEIQQVNLKALGEEAQDGERLPLAVKDMGACEIYPQTIQHNPNGRFLVVCGDGEYIIYTSMALRNKAFGQASEFVWAADSSQYAVRESNTTVKVFKTFKEKKSFKPDFGADGIFGGFLLGVSSGSGLSFFDWDTLKLIRRIDIQPTHVYWAENASLVALATSDQYFILKYHADAVSNAPENSEDIEDAFEMVAEMSEVVKTGLWVGDCFIYTNSVNRVNYFVGGEVVTVSHLDRPMYLLGYVPRDNRLYLCDKELSVVSYSLLLSVLEYQTAVMRKDFETADRVLPTVPREHRTRVAHFLEKQGFKEQALAVSTDPEHRFELALALGDLTTAHTLAKEANSQQKWRQLASLATQKGKLCLAQECLHQAQDFGGLLLLATSTGNADMIQKLGNDADDTGKNNISFLSYFILGDLDKCLDILIKTDRIPEAAFFARTYVPSKISSIVKLWKEKLSAVSEKAGQSLADPEQYENLFPGYSEALKVEQFLRDESRQKIPASAFPMMKSNVERKPLDEMLAAEQTNRFAFKSGNNGLSESEVPSPEALTDRLQDLDIGKVATPSTEIPAVPEKTRTTSSSRPLTVDEDDLDLDLEIDDTIDTTGVTLDDDLLNED